CGCCACGTAGCCGAGGATGTTCCCGCCGGCCAGCGTCTCGATCTGGTCGAGATCCTGGATGCCGGGGATGAAGAGCACGGGCTGGCCCATCTCGGTGGCGCGGCCGACGGCCTCGTCGAAGGCCGCCAGGCCCGCCACGGGTCGCAGGGTGATGTCGGTGCTGCGCGCGCGCTGGATCCAGTAGAAGATCGCGCCGCAGATCAGGAGCACGGCGACGAGCATGTTCCAGCGGCCGCGGTTGAACCACTGCGCGCGGGCCGCGGCGGGCGCGGCGAGCTGGGCGACGCCGTGGCCGCCGGGGCCGATCGCGTCGACGCGATAGCGGTAGGGGCGGCCCGTCTCGATCGCGCGCCCGGCGTCGGTGAAGCTGGCGCGCTCGTCGCGGCCGCCGGTGGCCCCGCGCTGACCGACGCGCTGCCAGGCCAGGCTGTCCGGCTGCTCGTCGGCGAAGGCGTCGGCGCGGAAGATCTGGTAGCCGGTGACGCGACCGGAGCCGTCATCGTCGGGCGAGCGCAGCCAGCTGATCGCGATCGCGCGCCCGTTGTCGTTGGGGACGTCCGCCGCGCGCAGGTCCAGGGGCGGCGCCGGGGCCGCGAGTGCCGCGGCGGCGAGGCTGTCCGCCGGCAGGAGCGCCGCCGCGGGCTGCGCAGCCAGGGGCGACGCGCCGAGCAGCAGGGCCAGCAGGGCGAGCAGTGGCGCGAGTCGCCGCGCTGGCGCTAGCAGTGGACGCGGCGGCTTCGCCTGGGGCATCGGCGTCTCCCGGATGGCGGTCACTCCCGGCGCTGCCAGAAGCGCCAGGCGGGACGGCGACGAGCAGCGTTGCGGGCGGCCTTGCGCGCGGCCCGCTCGGCCTTTTCGGCCTTCTCGACGCGGACCAGCTCGCTCTCGTAGCCCTCGATCATCTGCAGCAGCAGCTCCAGGGTCTGTCGCCGCTCGAGCAGCTCGGTGTAGCGCTCGTAATTGGGCGACTCGAAGAGCACCTGCACGAAGGGCCCGAAGAAGACCATGGCCTGTGCCCCAACATAGTTGAGGGGTTTGGCGGTCTCCAAGAAGAAAATCGCCGGCACCGAAAGGCGACGGCGCACGATCTTGCGCGCGAGGTCCGTGAGCAACGCGAAGTCGCTGTCGAGCATGTCGTCGGGCTTGGCGGGCAAGCGCGCGGCGGCGAAGGCGACATCGAAGCCGTTCATGCGCCGTCTCCTGCCACGGCGCTCTCGGCGGCGGCCGGCGCGAAGCGCGCCCGCACCCGGGCGACGATCGCTTCACCCTCGGCGCCGGGCGGCAGCAGCAGGAGCTGGCTGCGGTAGTTGTCCAGGCGCGAGCCGGGCGGCAGGGTGAGCAGCTTCAGTCGTCCGCCGGCGCGGGCATA
The nucleotide sequence above comes from bacterium. Encoded proteins:
- a CDS encoding fibronectin type III domain-containing protein; its protein translation is MPQAKPPRPLLAPARRLAPLLALLALLLGASPLAAQPAAALLPADSLAAAALAAPAPPLDLRAADVPNDNGRAIAISWLRSPDDDGSGRVTGYQIFRADAFADEQPDSLAWQRVGQRGATGGRDERASFTDAGRAIETGRPYRYRVDAIGPGGHGVAQLAAPAAARAQWFNRGRWNMLVAVLLICGAIFYWIQRARSTDITLRPVAGLAAFDEAVGRATEMGQPVLFIPGIQDLDQIETLAGGNILGYVA